In one Steroidobacteraceae bacterium genomic region, the following are encoded:
- a CDS encoding SirB2 family protein, which produces MDRAEQGVEDERPDRPGGGFELIEYYGEIRQIHIVAVALSGGLFALRGVGMWMGSVIGMSWPVRYLSYTIDIVLLTAALLLATMLHRVPFVDPWVTTKIGLVMVYIAVGSFALRRAPTQRWRVLCFVVALGIFALLVAIARSRTMPFWYGQS; this is translated from the coding sequence GTGGATCGCGCCGAGCAGGGAGTCGAAGACGAGCGGCCAGATCGGCCGGGCGGAGGCTTCGAACTGATCGAATATTACGGCGAGATACGCCAGATTCACATTGTCGCGGTTGCCTTGAGTGGCGGCCTGTTCGCGCTGCGCGGCGTTGGCATGTGGATGGGGTCGGTCATCGGCATGAGCTGGCCGGTGCGCTACCTCAGCTATACGATCGATATCGTGTTGCTGACGGCCGCGCTGCTGCTTGCGACCATGCTCCATCGCGTGCCCTTCGTCGATCCTTGGGTGACGACCAAGATCGGTCTGGTCATGGTCTATATCGCAGTGGGGTCATTCGCGTTGCGACGCGCGCCGACGCAGCGCTGGCGAGTGCTGTGCTTCGTGGTCGCGCTCGGAATATTCGCGCTGCTGGTTGCTATCGCGCGCAGCCGGACAATGCCATTCTGGTACGGCCAGTCCTAG
- a CDS encoding sodium:proton antiporter, with protein MTPQAELGVLALLAIAAMVAFLARRYDFPYAIGLVLTGLAIGHLTSLDVPHLSKELLFLVILPGLIFEAAFQLQTKDVKPVRWTIALLAGPGVLLATALTGTLLWLGFEWLGLGGLPLLAAMLFAALICATDPVSVLSVLRSLGVDRKLAVLMEGESLFNDGTAVVVFTILLALVGGATVTALSGTVDFLRITVGAAIIGAGVGLVVSLATRAVDDPLIEITLTVLAGYGAFVLAEMFHLSGVIACVVAGMIVGNWGAHVGMSAPTRLAVESFWTYLAFILNSVIFLLVGYEIRLESLIGYLPAIMLAWTAVLAARGIVIYGNNLVTRLVGRETSPWSWSAILTWGGLRGGLSMVLALAIPRDFPQRDLILHLTFGTVLLSLVLQGLTIKPLLASLGLSHAADPAQSDFELALGQLRAAEAALAETERLAADHMISTQAAARTGTALRERITQLRQTLDGLRGAHPHLELREQGARDRHLLLIEKDSLVETQRLGLISKPSFERLTRQIDEQLFALRREH; from the coding sequence ATGACACCGCAAGCTGAACTGGGCGTGCTGGCGCTGCTCGCCATTGCGGCGATGGTTGCCTTCCTTGCCCGGCGCTACGATTTCCCCTATGCCATCGGCCTCGTGCTCACTGGCCTTGCCATTGGTCACCTGACCTCGCTCGATGTGCCGCATCTTTCCAAGGAACTGCTGTTCCTGGTCATCCTGCCCGGGCTGATCTTCGAGGCCGCATTCCAGCTGCAGACCAAGGATGTAAAGCCCGTGCGCTGGACTATCGCGTTGCTCGCTGGCCCCGGCGTGCTGCTTGCCACCGCACTGACCGGCACGCTGTTGTGGCTTGGTTTCGAGTGGCTCGGTTTGGGCGGCCTGCCATTGCTCGCCGCCATGCTCTTCGCCGCACTGATCTGTGCAACCGATCCAGTCAGCGTCCTGTCCGTCCTGCGAAGCCTGGGTGTCGATCGCAAGCTTGCCGTACTGATGGAAGGCGAGAGCCTGTTCAACGACGGCACGGCCGTTGTCGTGTTCACGATCCTGCTCGCGCTCGTGGGCGGGGCGACCGTCACGGCACTTAGCGGCACCGTCGATTTCCTCCGTATCACCGTCGGTGCTGCGATCATCGGGGCGGGCGTCGGTCTCGTCGTGAGTCTGGCGACTCGCGCGGTGGATGATCCACTCATCGAAATCACCTTGACGGTGCTCGCGGGTTACGGCGCCTTCGTGCTGGCCGAGATGTTTCATCTTTCCGGCGTCATCGCCTGCGTCGTCGCCGGCATGATCGTCGGCAACTGGGGCGCCCATGTCGGCATGTCTGCGCCGACGCGACTCGCCGTCGAATCCTTCTGGACCTACCTTGCGTTCATATTGAACAGCGTCATCTTCCTGCTCGTCGGCTACGAGATTCGCCTCGAATCGCTGATCGGCTATCTGCCTGCCATCATGCTCGCATGGACAGCGGTACTCGCGGCACGCGGCATCGTCATCTACGGCAACAACCTGGTCACACGGCTCGTTGGACGGGAGACGTCGCCCTGGTCCTGGTCGGCCATCCTCACCTGGGGAGGATTGCGCGGCGGCTTGTCCATGGTGCTGGCGCTTGCCATTCCTCGCGATTTCCCGCAGCGCGATCTGATTCTTCACCTCACCTTCGGAACCGTGCTGCTGTCGCTCGTTCTGCAGGGCCTTACGATCAAACCATTGCTCGCCTCGCTCGGCCTGTCGCACGCTGCAGACCCTGCGCAGAGCGATTTCGAACTGGCGCTTGGGCAATTGCGCGCCGCCGAAGCGGCGCTTGCGGAGACCGAGCGGCTAGCGGCTGACCACATGATCTCCACCCAGGCGGCCGCCAGGACCGGTACGGCATTGCGTGAGCGCATCACGCAACTGCGCCAGACGCTCGACGGGTTGCGCGGCGCACATCCGCACCTCGAACTCCGCGAACAAGGCGCGCGCGATCGTCACCTCCTGCTCATAGAAAAAGACAGCCTGGTTGAAACCCAGAGGCTTGGACTGATAAGCAAGCCGAGTTTCGAGCGGCTCACGCGCCAGATCGATGAGCAACTGTTCGCGCTGCGCCGCGAACACTGA
- a CDS encoding alpha/beta hydrolase has translation MSKQHWNPWHDAAIERAFIDLSDGQMHIRRTRAMPRAAIPLLMLHASPASSRTLVPYMRELAPSVRCIAPDTPGFGDSAPPSQAAPTAADYAKIMAQLLDALGLGEVDLYGSHTGAHIAVELALQRPRQVRRLILDGVGLFDAEQKQQMLANYAPAVSADDIGGQFNWAWHFVRDQCVYFPYFMRDAEHLRMLPMADARTLHATVTDVLKALTTYHLGYRAAFSHDDRAQLAKLTQSVLVTADASDPLRVHVPLAAELIRNSRTAITPPTTEVDYLAAKIRVLAEFLGG, from the coding sequence ATGAGCAAACAGCACTGGAATCCCTGGCATGACGCGGCGATCGAACGCGCATTCATCGATTTGTCCGACGGCCAAATGCACATCAGGCGAACGCGCGCCATGCCGCGAGCGGCGATACCGTTGCTTATGTTGCACGCATCGCCCGCATCCTCGCGCACGCTGGTGCCCTACATGCGCGAGCTCGCTCCATCGGTGCGCTGCATCGCGCCTGATACACCCGGCTTTGGCGATTCCGCGCCACCATCGCAGGCAGCGCCTACCGCTGCCGACTATGCCAAGATCATGGCGCAGTTGCTCGATGCGCTCGGGCTCGGGGAAGTCGATCTCTACGGCAGCCATACGGGAGCTCATATTGCCGTCGAACTGGCGTTGCAGCGCCCGCGGCAGGTGCGGCGCCTGATACTCGATGGCGTAGGATTGTTCGATGCGGAACAGAAGCAGCAGATGCTTGCCAACTACGCACCTGCAGTCAGTGCCGATGACATCGGCGGACAGTTCAACTGGGCATGGCATTTCGTGCGCGATCAGTGCGTGTATTTTCCCTACTTCATGCGCGATGCGGAGCACCTGCGCATGCTGCCGATGGCTGATGCGCGAACGTTGCACGCGACGGTCACCGACGTGCTGAAGGCGCTGACAACCTATCATCTGGGGTACCGCGCCGCCTTCTCGCATGACGATCGCGCGCAACTTGCCAAGCTGACCCAGTCCGTGCTGGTGACTGCAGATGCGAGTGACCCGCTGCGGGTGCATGTACCGCTTGCGGCCGAGCTCATACGCAACAGCAGGACGGCCATCACGCCGCCGACGACCGAGGTGGATTATCTCGCCGCGAAGATTCGGGTGCTCGCGGAGTTCCTGGGCGGCTGA
- a CDS encoding FAD-dependent oxidoreductase, which translates to MAKPTRREILKAVGAAAANMSLGAALPAKTLAGRWDSLVIGAGVFGAWTARQLRAKGQRVLLIDARGPANALASSGGESRMTRAGYGADALYSRMALESLAEWRRLSDRAELPLFHDTGVLFFFAQLESYLQDSLRVHRELGLPSQLLERDQLRRRWPQIEWSDITAGLYEPEFGVLMARRAVQTLVSQFVADGGSYTLAQVVPIEPHSGAELESLSINGSEIRADAFVFACGPWLPKLLPQTLGTRIFPTRQEVFFFAPPAGDARFSVQQLPGWADFNAGDIYYGFPNIEGRGFKIAHDRHGPACDPDSMERSLDAAALADVRAYVARRFPALTAQPLVESRVCQYENSSNGDLLIDRHPTLGDCWLVGAGSGHGFKHGPAVGRLAASLVLGRKASAEPRFSITTKLEQQQRLVH; encoded by the coding sequence ATGGCGAAACCCACGCGGCGAGAGATACTCAAAGCCGTGGGTGCCGCGGCAGCCAACATGAGCCTGGGCGCGGCGCTGCCGGCCAAAACGCTCGCCGGCCGCTGGGACAGTCTCGTGATTGGTGCCGGTGTCTTCGGCGCCTGGACCGCCCGGCAATTGCGCGCCAAAGGACAGCGCGTGCTGCTCATCGACGCGCGCGGTCCCGCGAACGCCCTGGCCTCATCCGGCGGTGAATCGCGCATGACCCGCGCCGGCTACGGCGCCGATGCACTGTATTCGCGCATGGCGCTCGAGTCACTCGCCGAGTGGCGCCGCTTGTCGGACCGCGCGGAGCTGCCGTTGTTTCATGATACGGGCGTGTTGTTCTTCTTCGCCCAGCTCGAGTCCTATCTGCAGGACAGTCTCAGGGTACACCGCGAACTCGGACTCCCGTCGCAACTGCTCGAGCGTGATCAACTGCGCAGACGCTGGCCGCAGATCGAGTGGTCGGACATCACGGCGGGACTGTACGAGCCCGAATTCGGCGTGTTGATGGCGCGTCGGGCCGTACAGACATTGGTCAGCCAATTCGTTGCTGACGGCGGCAGCTATACGTTGGCGCAAGTCGTTCCGATTGAGCCGCACTCCGGCGCTGAGCTCGAATCACTCAGTATCAATGGCAGCGAGATCAGAGCCGACGCCTTTGTTTTCGCTTGCGGACCGTGGCTGCCCAAACTATTGCCGCAGACACTTGGCACGCGAATATTCCCGACCCGCCAGGAAGTATTCTTCTTCGCCCCGCCTGCGGGTGATGCGCGTTTCAGCGTGCAGCAGCTGCCGGGTTGGGCGGATTTCAATGCCGGCGACATCTACTACGGCTTCCCCAATATCGAAGGCCGCGGCTTCAAGATCGCGCACGATCGCCACGGGCCAGCCTGCGACCCCGACAGCATGGAACGCAGCCTCGATGCCGCGGCACTTGCCGACGTGCGCGCCTATGTTGCGCGGCGCTTCCCTGCGCTCACAGCACAACCACTTGTCGAAAGCAGGGTCTGCCAGTACGAGAACAGCTCGAACGGCGACCTGCTGATCGACCGACATCCGACGCTCGGAGATTGCTGGCTGGTTGGAGCAGGCTCTGGCCATGGCTTCAAGCACGGCCCCGCGGTCGGCCGACTCGCGGCCTCGCTCGTGCTCGGACGCAAGGCCAGTGCCGAGCCGCGCTTCTCGATCACGACCAAACTCGAGCAGCAGCAACGTCTCGTGCATTGA
- a CDS encoding phosphoenolpyruvate carboxykinase (GTP), protein MATAPATHVAMHDMSRPVTDWVNTVRELTQADRVQWCDGSPEEYRRLIDELVKRGELTPLNSKTAPGSYLYRSDPNDVARVEHLTFVCTHKPEDAGPNNHWMDPIEARRKMRNLFRGAMRGRTLYVVPYCMGPIDSPYARCGVEITDSAYVVVNMALMTRMGRPALARIARDGNFVRGLHSTGDLNPDRRFIMHFPEDLSIESFGSGYGGNALLGKKCHALRIASWQARQEGWLAEHMLIVGLQSPEGDTHYVAAAFPSACGKTNLAMLIPPGSMPGWKVFTVGDDIAWLHPGRDGRLWAINPEAGYFGVVPGTNADTNRNAYDMIQRDTLFTNVAVTADNSPWWEGLASGQPAIDWQGRPYDPKNGPAAHPNSRFTVDARRNPAYSPHADDAIGVPISAIVFGGRRREVAPLVYEARNWQHGVLVGASVASETTAAATGQVGVVRRDPMAMKPFCGYNFADYWTHWLAVGKRLSQPPKIFHVNWFRRDADGKFMWPGFGENLRVIAWMLNRCQKRVDATETAIGYLPRTADLNTEGLQIDSATLQALLAVDKSQWQKEAAAIDEYLGEFGQRLPDELASEVKALQQRLG, encoded by the coding sequence ATGGCGACGGCCCCAGCCACCCATGTAGCGATGCACGACATGTCCCGCCCGGTAACCGACTGGGTCAATACCGTAAGGGAGCTCACCCAGGCCGACCGAGTGCAATGGTGCGATGGGTCCCCGGAAGAATATCGACGACTCATCGATGAACTGGTCAAGCGTGGCGAACTGACGCCCCTCAACAGCAAGACGGCGCCCGGCAGCTACCTCTACCGCTCCGACCCGAACGACGTCGCGCGAGTCGAGCATCTGACTTTCGTTTGCACGCACAAGCCCGAGGATGCCGGGCCAAACAATCACTGGATGGACCCGATCGAAGCGCGGCGCAAGATGCGAAATCTGTTCCGCGGCGCGATGCGCGGACGCACCCTGTACGTCGTCCCCTATTGCATGGGACCCATCGACTCGCCCTATGCGCGTTGCGGCGTCGAAATTACGGACAGCGCCTATGTCGTGGTCAACATGGCACTGATGACGCGCATGGGCCGACCGGCGCTCGCGCGCATTGCCCGCGACGGCAATTTCGTGCGCGGCCTGCACTCGACCGGCGATCTGAACCCCGATCGCCGTTTCATCATGCATTTCCCGGAAGACCTGAGCATCGAGAGCTTCGGCTCGGGCTACGGCGGCAATGCATTGCTCGGCAAGAAATGCCATGCGCTGCGCATTGCAAGCTGGCAGGCGCGACAGGAAGGCTGGCTCGCCGAACACATGCTGATCGTCGGCCTGCAAAGCCCCGAAGGCGATACCCACTATGTCGCAGCAGCCTTCCCCTCCGCTTGCGGCAAGACGAATCTGGCGATGTTGATTCCACCCGGATCCATGCCGGGCTGGAAAGTATTCACAGTGGGCGATGACATCGCGTGGTTGCATCCCGGTCGCGATGGCAGGTTGTGGGCAATCAATCCGGAGGCCGGCTATTTCGGCGTCGTACCCGGCACCAATGCCGACACCAATCGCAACGCCTACGACATGATCCAGCGCGACACGCTGTTCACCAACGTCGCAGTGACGGCCGACAACAGCCCCTGGTGGGAAGGCCTGGCAAGCGGGCAGCCTGCCATCGATTGGCAGGGGCGGCCCTACGACCCCAAGAACGGTCCTGCTGCGCACCCGAATTCCCGCTTCACCGTCGATGCGCGACGCAATCCGGCGTATTCGCCGCACGCCGACGACGCCATCGGCGTGCCGATTTCGGCGATCGTGTTTGGCGGACGCCGGCGCGAAGTCGCGCCGCTCGTCTACGAAGCGCGCAATTGGCAGCACGGCGTACTGGTTGGCGCGTCGGTCGCCTCAGAGACCACTGCTGCGGCAACCGGCCAGGTCGGCGTGGTACGGCGCGACCCCATGGCCATGAAGCCATTCTGCGGCTACAACTTCGCCGATTACTGGACCCACTGGCTCGCCGTCGGGAAACGTCTGAGTCAGCCGCCGAAGATTTTCCACGTCAACTGGTTCCGGCGCGACGCCGATGGCAAATTCATGTGGCCTGGCTTCGGCGAGAATCTGCGCGTCATCGCCTGGATGCTCAATCGATGTCAGAAGCGCGTCGACGCCACGGAGACCGCCATCGGCTATCTGCCGCGGACCGCCGATCTCAATACCGAGGGGCTGCAGATCGACTCAGCGACCCTGCAAGCACTGCTCGCAGTCGATAAGTCGCAGTGGCAGAAGGAAGCGGCGGCTATCGACGAGTATCTCGGAGAATTCGGCCAGCGCCTGCCGGATGAGCTCGCAAGCGAAGTCAAAGCGCTGCAACAGCGCCTGGGCTGA